In the Helianthus annuus cultivar XRQ/B chromosome 11, HanXRQr2.0-SUNRISE, whole genome shotgun sequence genome, one interval contains:
- the LOC110942137 gene encoding uncharacterized protein LOC110942137, which produces MAENNGKRKAPASKKQKGGTSAAHDSEAMEVELPEWSRGERLSKFKNFQKELYLEKISKVPRNKLGVAERFTMISDFQYYGLVKCFQRLGWEAALTYNNNNKSEVYTDEIVEWMSTLEKKDGKNPPFTTKLIGYVGNKKVALSFEAMDKIVKFDTGAVNPQREYEYLSAEKIFGKGDDWLTMLRELFQVDDIREDMKLYKKDLKPLPKLLTCILNWNVIPRAGDKEKIRNYEIRVLYALITGRPTISFKHLVLLNVWESREDYDRKRIPHIRLLTRVLMDAKAIPAGAKPYKMRQTPFCIDKTDVGDWDFRKGRSRCVLIDMKSGRREIFERDDITEGSDEDDNEDEEEQEQGENAMVERPLQRQHVLLPSTPNPLGYGRWSAGEKALWQRISKECETNRLWREEQERLAAEERKLAAEEREKQAKEREEQSQWRIEQARLAAERSSTQTQHHLPTLDAEVILEPPPGSQ; this is translated from the coding sequence ATGGCGGAAAACAACGGAAAACGCAAAGCCCCGGCTTCTAAGAAACAAAAGGGAGGAACAAGTGCTGCTCATGACAGTGAGGCTATGGAGGTCGAGTTGCCTGAATGGTCAAGGGGTGAACGGTTATCAAAGTTTAAAAATTTccaaaaagagttatatcttgaAAAGATTTCAAAGGTACCTCGAAACAAATTGGGAGTAGCTGAAAGATTTACAATGATATCAGACTTTCAGTACTATGGGCTGGTCAAATGCTTCCAACGATTGGGATGGGAAGCGGCACTCACttacaacaataataacaaaagTGAGGTCTATACCGATGAAATTGTTGAATGGATGTCTACTCTGGAGAAAAAGGATGGAAAAAACCCCCCATTTACTACTAAACTGATTGGTTATGTGGGAAATAAGAAGGTAGCGTTGTCTTTTGAAGCCATGGACAAGATAGTCAAATTCGATACGGGTGCGGTCAACCCTCAAAGAGAGTATGAGTATTTGTCGGCAGAGAAGATATTTGGTAAAGGAGATGATTGGCTTACAATGTTGAGGGAATTGTTTCAAGTTGATGACATTAGGGAAGAtatgaaattgtacaagaagGATCTGAAACCGCTCCCTAAATTACTGACCTGCATCCTTAACTGGAATGTCATTCCAAGAGCGGGAGATAAAGAGAAGATTCGGAATTATGAGATACGAGTTTTGTATGCTCTAATAACCGGGAGACCCACCATATCTTTCAAGCATCTTGTGCTACTTAATGTGTGGGAGTCGCGTGAGGATTATGACAGGAAGAGAATTCCTCACATCAGATTATTGACTCGAGTGCTTATGGATGCAAAAGCCATACCTGCAGGGGCGAAACCCTACAAAATGAGGCAAACTCCATTTTGTATTGACAAAACGGATGTAGGTGATTGGGATTTCCGAAAGGGAAGATCAAGATGTGTCCTCATTGACATGAAGAGTGGGCGTCGGGAAATTTTTGAAAGAGACGACATAACTGAAGGATCTGACGAGGATGATAATGAAGACGAGGAAGAGCAAGAACAAGGGGAGAATGCTATGGTGGAAAGACCACTCCAAAGGCAACATGTCTTGTTACCGAGTACACCTAATCCTCTTGGTTATGGAAGGTGGTCAGCCGGTGAAAAGGCTTTGTGGCAAAGAATTTCGAAAGAGTGTGAGACAAATCGTCTGTGGAGGGAAGAACAAGAAAGACTTGCAGCTGAAGAAAGAAAATTGGCAGCTGAGGAAAGAGAAAAGCAAGCTAAAGAAAGAGAGGAGCAATCTCAGTGGAGGATTGAACAGGCAAGACTTGCTGCTGAAAGAAGTTCTACCCAGACCCAACACCACTTGCCCACATTAGACGCTGAGGTTATCCTAGAACCGCCCCCGGGCTCACAGTGA